Proteins encoded within one genomic window of Triticum aestivum cultivar Chinese Spring chromosome 2D, IWGSC CS RefSeq v2.1, whole genome shotgun sequence:
- the LOC123055184 gene encoding 2-methylpropanoate--CoA ligase CCL4 encodes MEKLGANPANSCPLTPLGFIERAATVYGDCPSVVYGGTVFTWSQTHRRCLRLASALASLGVSRRDVVSALLPNVPAMYEAHFGVPMSGAVLNSINTRLDARTVSVLLRHSGSRLILVDPALVPVLDEALRLLPPGHPAPRVVLVEDPQEKDFPPAPAAALTYERLLEMGDPEFRWVRPASEWDPMILNYTSGTTSAPKGVVHCHRGIFVVTMDSLVSWSVPEQPTYLWTLPMFHANGWSFPWGMAVVGGTNVCLRRVDAAEVYDTIARRGVTHLCGAPVVLNMLANAPEGVRRPLPGKVQILTAGAPPPAAVLGRTEAIGFDVSHGYGLTETAGLVLLCAWKGEWNKLPASERARLKARQGVRTPGMAEVDIVDGETGGSVPRDGATMGEIVLRGGCVTMGYFKDEDATRAAIRDDGWFYTGDVGVMHPDGYLEIRDRSKDVIISGGENISSVEVESLLYGHPAVNEAAVVARPDEFWGETPCAFVSLKEGAAGAVTAAEVIAWSRERMPGYMVPKTVVFRAELPKTSTGKIQKYVLRNLAKEMGPTRRGVSKM; translated from the exons ATGGAGAAGCTCGGCGCGAACCCGGCCAACTCGTGCCCGCTCACGCCGCTCGGCTTCATCGAGCGCGCCGCCACCGTGTACGGCGACTGCCCCTCCGTCGTCTACGGCGGTACCGTCTTCACCTGGTCCCAGACCCACCGCCGctgcctccgcctcgcctccgcGCTCGCCTCCCTCGGCGTCTCCCGCCGCGACGTC GTGTCCGCGCTGCTGCCGAACGTGCCGGCCATGTACGAGGCGCACTTCGGGGTTCCCATGAGCGGCGCCGTGCTCAACAGCATCAACACGCGTCTCGACGCGCGCACCGTCTCCGTCCTGCTCCGCCACTCGGGGTCCAGGCTCATCCTCGTCGACCCGGCGCTGGTGCcggtgctcgacgaggcgctccggCTCCTCCCGCCGGGCCACCCGGCGCCGCGCGTCGTGCTCGTCGAGGACCCCCAGGAGAAGGACTTCCCTCCCGCGCCCGCCGCGGCCCTGACGTACGAGAGGCTGCTCGAGATGGGCGACCCGGAGTTCAGGTGGGTCCGGCCGGCCAGCGAGTGGGACCCGATGATACTCAACTACACCTCCGGCACCACGTCGGCGCCCAAGGGGGTCGTGCACTGCCACCGCGGCATCTTCGTGGTCACCATGGACTCGCTCGTCTCCTGGTCCGTGCCGGAGCAGCCGACGTACCTATGGACGCTGCCCATGTTCCACGCCAACGGCTGGAGCTTCCCGTGGGGGATGGCCGTGGTGGGCGGCACCAACGTCTGCCTCCGCCGCGTCGACGCCGCCGAGGTCTACGACACCATCGCCCGCCGCGGGGTAACGCACCTCTGCGGCGCGCCCGTCGTGCTCAACATGCTGGCCAACGCGCCCGAGGGCGTGCGGAGGCCGCTGCCGGGGAAGGTGCAGATCCTCACGGccggcgcgccgccgccggcggcggtgcTTGGCCGCACGGAGGCCATCGGGTTCGACGTCAGCCACGGGTACGGGCTGACCGAGACGGCGGGGCTGGTGCTGCTGTGCGCGTGGAAGGGCGAGTGGAACAAGCTGCCGGCGTCGGAGCGCGCGCGGCTCAAGGCGAGGCAGGGCGTGCGCACCCCCGGCATGGCCGAGGTGGACATCGTGGACGGCGAGACCGGCGGCAGCGTGCCCCGAGACGGCGCCACGATGGGCGAGATCGTGCTCCGCGGCGGGTGCGTCACCATGGGTTACTTCAAGGACGAGGACGCCACCCGGGCGGCGATCCGGGACGACGGGTGGTTCTACACGGGGGACGTGGGCGTGATGCACCCGGACGGGTACCTGGAGATCCGGGACCGGTCCAAGGACGTGATCATCAGCGGCGGTGAGAACATCAGCAGCGTGGAGGTGGAGTCCTTGCTCTACGGCCACCCGGCGGTGaacgaggcggcggtggtggcgcggccggacGAGTTCTGGGGGGAGACGCCGTGCGCGTTCGTGAGCCTCAAGGAGGGCGCGGCCGGCGCGGTGACCGCGGCGGAGGTGATCGCCTGGAGCCGGGAGCGCATGCCCGGGTACATGGTGCCCAAGACCGTGGTGTTCCGCGCCGAGCTGCCCAAGACGTCCACCGGCAAGATCCAGAAGTACGTGCTCCGGAACCTCGCCAAGGAGATGGGGCCGACCCGCAGGGGCGTCAGCAAGATGTAG